The following are from one region of the Hyla sarda isolate aHylSar1 chromosome 6, aHylSar1.hap1, whole genome shotgun sequence genome:
- the SLC22A31 gene encoding putative solute carrier family 22 member 31 isoform X2, which produces MITMIGGFFWLGGELLLPGMAVLCSDWKVLQGSITGVLLLLSGYWCCQLLFPESPRWLLATQQLNRCKAELGLFSRANGIDTGDDFAGRESLFTEIDSLWERFPRPQYYSFCSIFRTRLIWRNALILGFTAFIGSGIRPCFARNLMPLGGSVPYFLQAGSEGLACIFLCITVNHWGRRTVLLLCTIMTGFCSLLLLALTQYLFTAVTIAISVLGSLSSHAVVMLSVFYASEVLPTVIRGSVLGIILGLSMFGRASLPMIVLQQRSGFFLHHVVFSSFCILAVLSLLLLPETKRKGLPDTLRQADSLRRPPLLLQATQDAVPLLSHNKPRVDYNPDSYARLASSTKKMIRTNSTNGQDNKALTNDLNGLQQAEHNLFPKHREPVFLMSD; this is translated from the exons ATGATAACTATGATTGGAGGGTTTTTCTGGTTAGGAGGTGAGCTGCTGCTTCCAGGAATGGCAGTGCTGTGTTCTGACTGGAAGGTCTTACAAGGGTCAATAACTGGAGTGTTATTGTTACTATCAGGTTATTGGTG CTGCCAGTTACTCTTCCCTGAATCCCCCCGCTGGCTTTTGGCAACACAGCAGTTAAATCGGTGCAAGGCAGAGCTCGGCCTCTTCTCCAGAGCGAATGGAATAGACACAGGAGATGATTTTGCTGGCCGAGAGAGTCTGTTTACAG AAATAGACTCATTGTGGGAGCGTTTTCCTCGTCCTCAATATTACAGCTTCTGCAGCATATTCAGGACTCGTCTTATTTGGCGAAACGCGTTGATTCTTGGATTCACTGC GTTCATTGGCTCTGGCATCAGACCATGCTTTGCTCGGAATCTCATGcctctaggtggctctgttccttATTTTCTACAGGCTGGTAGTGAAGGCCttgcttgtattttcctctgcatCACTGTGAACCACTGGGGTCGTCGTACAGTTCTTCTCCTTTGCACTATCATGACCGGGTTCTGTTCTCTACTGCTCCTGGCTCTAACACAAt ACCTCTTTACTGCAGTAACCATAGCCATATCGGTGCTGGGGTCCCTCTCTTCTCATGCTGTTGTAATGCTGAGTGTCTTTTACGCCAGTGAGGTGTTGCCAACAGTAATCCG GGGCTCTGTCCTGGGCATTATTCTGGGACTTAGTATGTTCGGTCGTGCTTCTCTTCCTATGATTGTTCTTCAGCAGAGATCCGGGTTCTTCCTGCACCACGTTGTTTTTTCATCCTTCTGTATCCTGGCAGTCCTCAGTCTTCTGCTTCTGCCAGAAACCAAAAGGAAGGGTCTCCCAGACACTCTGAGGCAAGCAGACAGCCTGCGTCGTCCACCACTCCTCTTACAAGCTACTCAGGATGCAGTGCCCCTGCTTTCCCACAACAAGCCTCGTGTTGACTACAACCCAGATAGCTATGCCCGTCTAGCAAGCTCCACAAAGAAAATGATTAGAACGAACTCTACAAATGGACAAGATAATAAAGCTCTGACCAACGATTTAAATGGACTGCAGCAAGCAGAACATAATTTGTTCCCCAAACATCGGGAACCGGTTTTTCTCATGTCTGATTAG